One part of the Mariniflexile litorale genome encodes these proteins:
- a CDS encoding DMT family transporter, producing the protein MKNQHNNHLLQLTLATLFISTSGALGKYIDLPTPVIIWWRSILGGLFLFIFCKYKKYDFKINSRKDAIAIIVSGLLFGGHWLTYFYALKLSNVAIGMLSLFTFPILTTFLEPFFMKTKFDPIYILLGIMVLFGIYLLAPEFNLESSDVKGILFGLLSALFFALRNIMSKKLISNYNGTRIMFYQVMVLSIVLLPTLFYFDTSGIKTEFPYVIMLALVTTAIGHTMLVNSLEHFSVSTASIINSTQPIFGIIIAFLFLNEIPTLNTYIGGSLILATVIIESIRSKNK; encoded by the coding sequence ATGAAAAACCAACACAACAACCACTTACTTCAACTTACATTAGCAACATTATTTATAAGTACTTCCGGAGCCTTAGGAAAATATATCGATTTACCTACTCCAGTTATCATTTGGTGGCGAAGTATTTTAGGTGGCTTGTTCCTATTTATCTTTTGTAAATATAAAAAATACGACTTCAAAATAAATTCAAGAAAAGACGCCATTGCCATTATTGTTAGTGGTCTATTATTTGGTGGACATTGGCTCACCTATTTTTACGCCTTAAAACTATCAAACGTTGCCATTGGAATGCTGTCATTATTTACGTTTCCTATATTAACTACCTTTTTAGAACCCTTCTTCATGAAAACAAAATTCGACCCTATTTACATTCTATTAGGGATTATGGTTTTGTTTGGCATTTACTTATTAGCACCAGAATTTAACTTAGAAAGTTCAGATGTAAAAGGTATATTATTTGGCTTGTTATCTGCTCTCTTTTTTGCACTACGCAATATCATGTCTAAAAAACTTATTAGCAATTATAATGGCACACGCATTATGTTTTACCAAGTAATGGTGCTTAGCATTGTTTTATTACCAACACTTTTTTACTTTGATACCTCTGGTATAAAAACAGAATTCCCATATGTTATTATGTTAGCATTAGTTACTACCGCAATTGGGCATACTATGTTAGTTAATAGCCTTGAGCATTTTTCAGTAAGTACTGCAAGTATTATAAACAGCACCCAACCTATATTTGGAATCATCATTGCTTTTCTTTTTTTAAATGAAATACCTACACTAAATACTTATATAGGGGGTTCGTTAATATTGGCAACTGTAATTATTGAAAGTATACGGTCTAAGAATAAGTAA
- a CDS encoding DUF4407 domain-containing protein, translating into MLKQFFIICSGSDTDILEQCSKGEQNKYAGIGATVFFTALMAFIAASFALYTVFDNLYASIFFGLIWGLLIFNLDRYIVSTIKKTGNVIDELIQASPRIILAVIIAIVISKPLELKIFEKEINQILLEQKNELTLANKNQIAEQFNPSIENLNKDITTLQQQIAAKETEVNILYNTYIAEAEGTAGTKLLGKGPVYKEKRDKHDALLAELQQLKELNTSKIEATELQIQTLQNDYKKQVTNTQPIINNFDGLMARVNALGELPWVPSLFIFLLFLAIETSPILAKLLSPKGAYDYRLEDEETAVKTNVLQNKNQREAMLKADFAINDRIYTDLENEDVYTYKRTKARELMQLQADAFYKQQKNIL; encoded by the coding sequence ATGTTAAAGCAATTCTTCATTATTTGCTCGGGCTCGGACACCGATATTTTAGAACAATGTTCTAAAGGCGAACAAAATAAATACGCAGGTATTGGTGCTACCGTATTTTTCACAGCATTAATGGCTTTTATAGCGGCTAGTTTTGCGCTTTACACTGTTTTCGATAACTTATATGCTTCCATATTTTTCGGATTAATTTGGGGACTTCTCATTTTTAATTTGGATCGCTATATCGTGTCAACCATTAAAAAAACTGGCAATGTTATAGACGAATTAATTCAAGCATCTCCAAGAATTATATTAGCTGTTATTATTGCCATTGTAATTTCAAAACCATTAGAACTTAAAATTTTCGAAAAAGAGATTAATCAGATATTATTAGAACAAAAAAACGAATTAACACTCGCAAACAAGAATCAAATAGCAGAACAATTCAACCCAAGCATTGAAAACTTAAATAAAGACATAACCACTTTACAACAACAAATAGCAGCCAAAGAAACTGAAGTTAATATACTATACAATACTTACATAGCTGAAGCCGAAGGAACTGCTGGCACAAAACTATTAGGCAAAGGTCCTGTTTACAAAGAAAAACGTGATAAACATGATGCGCTATTAGCCGAATTACAACAACTTAAAGAATTAAACACTAGTAAAATTGAAGCTACAGAACTTCAAATACAAACGCTACAAAACGATTATAAAAAACAAGTAACAAATACGCAACCCATCATTAATAATTTTGATGGTTTAATGGCTCGCGTAAACGCCTTAGGCGAATTGCCTTGGGTACCTTCGTTATTTATATTTTTGTTGTTTTTAGCTATTGAAACGTCTCCTATATTAGCCAAATTACTTTCGCCAAAAGGAGCTTACGATTATAGATTGGAGGATGAAGAAACTGCTGTAAAAACAAACGTGCTTCAAAATAAAAACCAAAGAGAGGCCATGTTAAAAGCAGATTTTGCCATTAACGACCGTATTTATACCGATTTAGAAAACGAAGACGTTTACACCTACAAGCGTACAAAAGCGAGGGAGCTAATGCAGCTTCAGGCAGATGCCTTTTATAAACAACAAAAAAATATACTATAG
- a CDS encoding BlaI/MecI/CopY family transcriptional regulator, translating to MQLSKTEEDLMNHLWKLEKGFMKDLLEACPEPKPATTTVATLLKRMTDKGFISYTLYGNSREYYPLVKKKDYFSKHVNGLIKNFFNDSASQFASFFTKETNLTKEELEDLKKLIDSEIKNK from the coding sequence ATGCAATTATCAAAAACCGAAGAAGACTTAATGAATCATTTATGGAAACTTGAAAAAGGATTCATGAAAGACTTACTAGAAGCTTGTCCTGAACCAAAACCAGCAACAACAACAGTAGCTACCCTTTTAAAGCGCATGACCGACAAAGGGTTTATTAGTTATACACTATATGGGAATTCTAGAGAATATTATCCTCTAGTTAAAAAGAAAGATTATTTCTCTAAGCATGTAAACGGGCTTATAAAAAACTTTTTTAACGATAGTGCTTCACAATTTGCTTCGTTTTTCACTAAGGAAACCAATTTAACCAAAGAAGAATTGGAAGACTTAAAAAAACTAATAGATAGCGAAATTAAAAATAAATAA